A stretch of DNA from Rattus rattus isolate New Zealand chromosome 1, Rrattus_CSIRO_v1, whole genome shotgun sequence:
CTACGACTAGATTAAGTCAGAATCCCCCACAACCTAGTCACTTCCAATGAAGTTCCCACCCAGTACATGAGTTTCCAGGgggcattttatattcaaattataaCATCTGCAGAGCACCAGGTAAGAGTTCTTTCACCTCCACCTCTAACCTGCCTGTGCTGCAAAGCAGTGGCTCCAAAGGAAAAGTATCCCACATTCAGTTTTAAGTTGTCCCCAAACCAAATGGCAAAGGCAGCAAGATTAGGCTTCCCGTCCTTGTGAAGAGTCAAATCACAACAGCTTTATTCAGACTAAAGATGTGTCCTGGTTTGCTCTCTGTTGTTGTGAGTCACGCCAgggccaaaagcaacctggggaggataGGATTTCGTTTGGTTTCCATTTCTTAATCACAGGCCATCACTGAGTGAAGcccaggcaggaactcaaacagggaaggaacctgaaggcaggaactgaagcagaggcctcaCAGGAACTCTGCCTACCCAATGTCtagctcagcttcctttcctacACAAGGGTGGTACTGCTCACAGggactggaccctcccacatcagtcattaattaaaTATATCCTCACAGGCCAATCAggtgaaggcattttctcaagtgaggttctctcttccttgATGCGCCATATCCATTTCAGTCATCTAATATTTATACCAAAAAAGACATGGGGGGCATAAGCTAAGGTAAAAACCTGCTAGCTCAGGGAGGTAACTATTTTCTCAACTACAGACAAGATATCTATTGACAAGCCTGATTCTACAACTAGCTCTTTAGAAATCtctttcagggctggagatggcttagtggttaagagcactgactgctcttccagaggtcctaagttcaattcccagcaaccacatggtggctcacaaccacctataatgagatctgattccctcttgtgtctgaagacagtgacaactacttgtacaactactcatacaactaaaataaataaataataactaaaataaataaatctttaaaaaaaagaaatctctttcaATCTGTGTCTTTCTACTAAGCTAATCTACCTTTCTCTTGAGCTTCTCCAAACCAGAGGGCTCCTCATCTCTCTTTCCTAGAATACTGTTCTGCCTGTATACCGCCGGCTGTTTCCCTGTTGCTCCtgcaaagagaacaaagagaaagcctATCTCCTATGTGAAGCTCCTTCCATACAAGTGTTGTGATTTACCataaagttatctgtattttgatactaattccactgccccaaggacagctgcctagtcacatactcaggaatcaggtgacttcaccagaaccttctccccattgaatttgtaaaatacagatgaggggcaggtacagggtagaaggaggcctgccattggaggagaagaaaggatggtcaggagagaagtttgaaggaagaggaggagactgaaatagaaaaggaagaagagacaggagggagagggagagcagccGTGGCAGGAGAATGTGgtgggtgacgttaagattccacgctgtacctttacaggttgttatgaatgtttttaagggatggatggtgctgggctttgtatgtttaggtgggcggCAAATTGTGttgcatgttcttttttttttttttttggttctgtttttcggagctggggaccgaacccagggccttgcgcttcctaggcaagcgctctaccactgagctaaatccccaacccgcatgTTCTTTTAtatgatggtttgagtgtaggaaagtgtgtggcggcaggaaacactgggccaccgaggagttgggatgagtttctgccaagatatctcgcagatatcttggggcaccgcgatGCTgaacctagtggggataaaagacaaccatactttttccattttttatattttacaacatacAAGCTCTCCCAagccaaaagagaaagagaaagaactctaTTAAAGGTCCAATTGCTTATAAAAAGAAGTCCCTAGTTCCTCCCCTAAACCCCTGGGCAGGCTGAGCCACGTCAGTCCTGGTTGAGACTCCAAGCCAAGTCAGTAGGGGCTGAACCATTTCACCTTTATGGTGGGGTAGTTCGAGTCCTCCCATCGGACTTTGCCTTGGGTCATAGAGCAAAGAACGCAAGACTTCTCCCCAGCAGCCTGCCTTAAAATAGGCAGGGACTGTCCTTCCTTAGCACTCATATCTATGGAGGCTTTCAGAGGCACGCCCAAATTACATCTCTTCAGGACACAGCTGACTGCATCAGACGAATGCAATTTCTACTTaagcttttatattttactaaCAATTAGGTTTTTTATGTACAATAGCCAAATAgcctttatcattttttttaaaagatcagccAATAGTACTCTttttaacgatttatttatttattatatataagtacactgtagccatcttcagacacaccagaagagggcatcagatcccattacaaatgggtgtgagccaccatgtggttgctgggatttgaactcaggacctctggaagagcagtcagtgctcttaaccactgagccatctctccagctccaactgtTTGTAGTCattgttggtgtttgtttgtttgtttgttttaatcataAAGTACAGCAACTGTAGGTAGGGCTCTTGTCTTAAATAGAGAAAGCTTGAGTTAAATTGTGTTCCTCAAACATTTGCTTCACTCGGAGACCGTGCTCTGGAAATCCTAAGAGATGACAGCCCCTCGGTCTTGATGAAAACTGACTAGTTTGCATGAATAACTTTCATCTCCCTGACCACAAATAGCAGCTTACCATTCTGTGGCACCATGAAGACGAGTCCCGATTTCCTTTCCATTGAGAACTAGCAGAGCTGGTTTTGATGGAAGTGAAGATCTGATTTGGGGTCCTCATTTGAAAAAGATGAGGGTGAGGCCTGGAGAAGTGGGCTGAAGAGAAATGCCCACAGCCCCGAAAGACCTGGGAAGGAGCAAGCATTAGATTATGAAGGAGCCAGAGATGACTGAGGGGCTCAGAGATTGAggcctgctcttctagaggatcagggttcaatacccagcacccacaggatgtAACTCACAACCACATGTGACGCCAGCTCCAGagggatccaatacccttttCTTGCTTCCAGGGGTACCAGCACCAATGTTATCCCATGTGACACCCATCCACAGAGACATAcactgtacacataaataaaaatagattttttaaaaaaacattgagCAATGGTACTCCAAGGCTCTATACTTGAATGTATAGAACTTCAATAAAACTGgtcttaaaataatatatattattatatattatattaattatattatatattatatatttattatacattgcataatatgtcatatattttatatcatatatcatgtatcatatatcatatgAACATCATATAATTGTgtcatattataatatatataatatcgatattttataaatttaagttATATATAATTTCAAGTTATATATCAAGTATATATAAATTAAGTTTTCTTTGTCATACTGAGTGAGTTATTCATAAACAACCAACTTTGAATTTTTGTTAACGGAAGATTCAGTTTGACCACACCATTTGCTGGCCAAGTGACCACAGGCACATTAAGTGCTTAGAGTGTCACATTCtcatttgaaaaatggaaataatgccCTCTACCTTCTAAGCTCTTCAAAGAGTCTTGTGAAACACGTATGTAAATTGTGCATatgaattaatttatatatttgcatatgtaaatcATGAcctggaggtggtggtgcacacctttaatcccagcactcaggaggcagagacacagcagatggatctctatgagatCTCTATTAATTATGTCATCAATCATCTGAAACACCCATCCGACAAGGGCTTGGCAGGGGCTCGATCTGCATCAAGCACTCTGCTGTCTTCTCTACAGGTAAACACTCTGCTGTGTTCAACATGAAGATAGGAGAGCTTTTATCTCGCAGGGCTCGGATCTCCCGGAAACACTGAGATGTGACCAGGCTACTTCCTTGTCTGGGTTTGAGACTTTGTTACTGCTTCACCAGTAACAGAAAGTGTGACAGACAATGTTGCTACTCGTTTCCTGCAGGCATCTGAGCTGTTTGCTTTGCCTTCTGAGTCTTGTAAGGGGAGGACCCCAGTGGGTGGTACAGGGACACTCAGTGTTTGCTCCTTAGCCACGAAGACACCACCGTACACCTGTGGAAGCCAAGGGCAATGGGTGGCGGTTAAGCATCTCCCTCCatcacatgggttctagggattgaactcgaGTCATCAAGCTTGggaggcaagcacctttacctgctgagccgtctagCCAGCCCCCTCATTAGTTTTCTCTGCTTCAGAAAAGGCAGAGACCACATAGTTCTGTATCCGAGAAGGCATCACTTCGTACCAAAGCCACAGGTGACAAAGACAAGGCACGGCTTTTAGGGTTGGATTCTTGGCACACTCAGCCAGCAGGACGTGCAGGAGCACTAGAGGCTTATGGGGGACTGCCTGTAGTAACATTATTCATCCACGAAGCAGGGAGAATAAGCTCACATGACTCATACGACTCTGAGGATTAACTGGGGTACTAAACTCCTGAAAACGAGAACACTTCTAACAAGTTAGCAATACCAGGCACGAAAGTGAGTAAGAAGAGGAACACCTTGTGTTGCTGCCAGTCAGAGCGGCAGCAGGTCAGGCACAGATGCCTTTGAATGTTGGTGAGTAATCAGGGTAGCGATACTAGTATACACCGAGAAGAGGATCATTACCGGGATTTTACTCTGCTCAAATACCCTGGCACATGTATTCTTTCATTTAGTAACCCTGTGCTCTGCACAAGTGGGTGAGCCCTGCAGCTCATTGACTGTCCTgtgttcaatcctgaagaaaagccaaaaccaaaacaacgtTTTCCCTGTTTCACAGACTAAAAAGCTGAGGCACTCAAGGGAGTTATAGCCTCCAAAGTTAAACAATAAAGCAATCAGGATTTAAAGTTTATCTCTACAAAGACTTTAGACTTTAAGTATTTGTTGCTATGGTTGGATGTAAAGGGTTTTAGTCAAAAGGTtataagtgcgtgtgtgtgtgtgtgtgtgcgtgcatgtgtgtgtgtgtgtagggggtgtgcTTTTTCCTTCAGTGTGCCCCTGAAGATCTAGTTTGGCCACTGGACAGCTTAGGTAAACTTTGTTTCCATCTACAGTCTAGGCCAGTATGTCCCTGACATAGGAGTTTAATAGTTACATAGAATTCCCACCTCTGCTACTCAGATCAGCAAATGGGAAACAGACCTAAGGTGTGCTACCATTTTATTAAACATGGGACACattagctagttttatgtcaacttgacacaagccagggtcATTTGGGAAAGGGGACTTATTTGAGAAACTATTTCCATAGGATTGGCCACTAGGCAAGTCTGCGGGGCATCTTCCTGATTAATAACTGAGTGAGAGGCTCCAGACAGCTGTGGGCCATGCAGCATgtgggcctgggttctataagaaagcaggctgagcaaacaacAGGGAGCagtgtccctccatggcctctgattTAGTTCCCGCCTCCGGGTTCacgccttgagttcctaccctaaCTTCTCTCCATGATGGAGTATGATCAGGACgtgtgagctgaaataaaacctttacccctcccccaagttgtttttggtcatagtgtttatcacagcaacagaaggcaaACTGAGACACCCTTACAAAGGACAACCATCAATGGCCATACTCGTCACTTAAAGTCTCTTTACACTAGCCGGAGCCACTTACATACTCCATACAATCTCAATTAAAAATCCTAATGAatgaacaggaaaataaaaatcctaaAATCCAAATACTCAAAATGAACTTGAAAAGGGAGACCGAAGCTGTAGACCAGCTGGCTTCAAAACATATTACAAAGCTACAGTAATCAAAATGGCATGGGAGAGCCTTAGCACAAGCCGTGAAGAGCAGTAGAACACAGCAGAGGGTCTGACTCACCCGTAGAGTCAAATTGTCCGTGACAAGGAAACAAAGGTGACACAGTGTTGGGGAGAAGGTAGCCCCTTCCACAGCAGCACTGAGAAAACTGTATCTCCACATCCAAAAGAACGTACACCGTGTACAGTAAGTAGAGCCGTACCATACGTCATGTGCGGAAAAACGTACTCCAAGGAATTAACAATGTAAACGAAGACCTATAACCATAAAAGTAGAGGAAAACAGAGACCCATTGGATTCAGCAAGGGTTTTTCGGAAAGGACACTAAACACACaggtaacaaaaggaaaaacaaaaccattgcACTTAAGAACGTGGGagagtccccagctccgaaaaaaagaaccaaaaaaaaaaaaaagaacgtgggagagggggctggggatttagctcagcggtagagcgcttacctaggaagcgcaaggccctgggttcggtccccagctccgaaaaaaagaaccaaaaaaaaaaaaaaagaacgtggAGAGGGCTGAGACACCTCTGTGCTAAATGGTTCCTGATGCTGTTTGAGGATCTGAATTTGAACCCCAGAAACATTTgtgacatgaacacacacacacacacacacacacacacacataggactAGGTGGAAAACAATTGAAAAGAACGTCTGTGCAGCACAGGTGTAGTGGTTTGTACACatttggcccaggaagtggcactattaggaggtgtggccttcttggagtgggtgtggccttgttggggtaggtgtggccttgttggagtaggtgcgtcactgtgggtgtgggctttaagacgcttgttctagctgcctgggagccagtcttctcctgtttgtctttggaacaagatgttgaactctcagcccctcttgcaccatgactgcctggacgctgccatgttcccgccttgataataataatggactaagcctctagACCTGTAACTCagtcccaattaaacgttgtcctaataagagttgccttggtcatggtgtctctgcacagcagtaaaccctaagacaacaggAAACAGCGCCTGGAATGAACAGAGAGGATCGTTTGTAATCGTCTGCAACTGAAGACAGACCAAATCATAAGCAAAGGACTTGAAGAAGGAATTCTCTAAAGGATATACACAAATGGCCCACAAgccaacaaaaagaaatatcattACTAGTCACTGGGAAATCTAATCAAAGCCACAAGGAGAGCCAGGCTTAATGGCCCACACCTGTGATCCAAGTACTGAGAAGGCAAAAGCAGAGGACGTGCAAATATGggtctatcctgggctacatagcaagatgccACCCCATCTCAAGGAACAAAAGTGTAAAGAGCAGCTCCATGTGGTGCTGTGCACCTAGAAAGTcagggctcaggaggctgagggaggaggagctaaagtttgaggccagtgtaggCCACATATCAAGCCCTGCTCCCTTGACCCCCATCCTCACAATGCTAATAATAAGAAAATGGTCAGGAATGGagtagagagggaggaggggttataTGAAATTCCATGGAAGAATCCTTGTACTTTGTACTCCGTGTTTTTACAAACTTAGAATTGCTCTAAAAATGTCGGTTATTTCTTATAAATGAGACcaaagtagagagaaaaaaagtgaATGTAAAAAAAAGAGCCATCAAAAACTAGAAGAAAGTACAAattaatgaataagtaaaaatgacTAGATGAGGAAACTGtctctcaagaagaaaaatacagcCAGAGAGGTGGCTAGTGGGAAAGACACTTGCCGTAGATGACCTGAGTTCCGTCCCCAGGGTCCACTGGTGAAAAGAGGGAATCAACTCTTGAAGTGTTCTTTTCACCTCTCCACACTtatgcgcgctctctctctctctctctctctctctctctctctctctctctctctcacacacacacacacacaaataaataaataaataataaagtaattaaaaattttttaaatgaaaaatactaaccatgaaaaactgaaaaaaatcacaaaaaatataaataaactcctTTTAGCAAATTCTTGTTAAAAGCACATTATCGAGCCGCGCGAGTTGCGCTCCGCAGGCTGGGAGTGAGAGGTCTCTGGGATCGGGGTCTGTCCACCGCAGACATGACGAAGGGCCTTGTTTTAGGAATTTATTCCAAAGACAAAGATGATGACGTACCACAGTTTACAAGTGCAGGAGAGAATTTTAATAAGTTGGTGTCTGGAAGGCTGAGGGAAATGTTGAACATATCAGGACCTCCTCTCAAGGCAGGCAAAACCCGAATCTTCTATGGTCTGCATCAGGACTTCCCCAGCGTGGTGGTGGTCGGCCTTGGCAAGAGATCGGCTGGTGTCGATGACCAGGAAAACTGGCACGAAGGCAAGGAGAACATCCGAGCTGCTGTCGCAGCGGGATGCAGGCAGGTCCAAGACCTGGAGCTGCCGTCGGTGGAGGTGGATGCCTGTGGAGATGCTCAGGCTGCTGCGGAAGGAGCTGTGCTTGGCCTCTACGAGTATGATGACCTAaagcagaagaagaaggtggCTGTGTCGGCCAAGCTCCATGGAAGTGGTGATCTCGAGGCCTGGGAGAAAGGGGTCCTCTTTGCTTCTGGGCAGAACTTGGCCCGCCAGCTGATGGAGTCTCCAGCCAATGAAATGACACCAACCAGATTTGCcgaaattattgaaaaaaatctcaaaagtgCCAGTAGTAAAACCGAGGTCCATATCAGAACCAAATCCTGGATAGAGGAACAAGAAATGGGTTCATTCCTAAGTGTAGCCAAGGGGTCTGAAGAACCACCAGTCTTCTTGGAAATCCACTATACTGGCAGCCCCAGTGCAACTGAAGCACCCCTGGTGTTTGTGGGAAAGGGCATTACCTTTGACAGTGGAGGTATCTCCATCAAGGCTTCTGCAAATATGGACCTCATGAGGGCTGACATGGGAGGAGCAGCAACAATATGCTCGGCCATTGTGTCTGCAGCAAAGCTCAATCTGCCCATTAATATCATAGGTTTGGCCCCTCTTTGTGAAAACATGCCTAGCGGCAAGGCCAACAAACCAGGGGATGTTGTCAGAGCCAGGAATGGGAAGACTATCCAGGTCGACAACACTGATGCCGAGGGCAGGCTCATCCTGGCCGACGCACTCTGCTatgcacacaccttcaatcccaaggTCATCATCAATGCTGCCACTTTAACAGGTGCCATGGACGTAGCCCTGGGATCAGGTGCCACTGGAGTCTTTACCAATTCATCCTGGCTGTGGAACAAACTATTTGAGGCCAGTGTAGAAACTGGGGACCGAGTCTGGAGGATGCCCCTCTTTGAGCATTATACAAGACAAGTCATAGATTGCCAGCTTGCTGATGTGAACAATCTTGGAAAATACAGATCTGCAGGTGCATGTACAGCTGCGGCATTCCTGCGAGAGTTTGTGACTCATACAAAGTGGGCACATTTAGACATAGCCGGTGTGATGACCAACAAAGACGAGATTACCTATCTGCGGAAGGGAATGAGTGGGAGACCCACAAGGACTCTGATTGAGTTCTTACTTCGCTTCAGCAAAGACAGTTCTTAGTTCAAACACTCAgaaattcttccttctgtcttgaaTTGGATAGTTAGCCTTCAAAaattttgaatgaatgaaaatcttttaaagacaaaaacgaatgttgttctttttttaatcttaatttttggaatattttagtATGCTTGAATCATGGAAATCTAAATGATATATGAATTAATATAGGTCCTTTATTAAAAATCTTGTAATAGTATGTATTTTTCAAGCCATATTTACTATTTTTACAAGACAGGGAAAATCTTAAGTCCATAAAAACGTACAAAGGGAGCCAGACATGGCGGAGCacaactttgatcccagcacttgggaggcagaggcagctggatttctgactttgagaccagcatggtctatagagtgagttccaggatagccatggctacacaggaaccctgtctcggaaaaaacaaaaacaaacaccaccaccaccaaaatatacaaaggaaaatataattaatgactttgttacattttctaatttttgattctttttttttttcttttttttttttccccggagctggggaccgaacccagggccttgggcttgctaggcaagcgctctaccactgagctaaatctccaccCCCCCTAATTTTTGATTCTTAAGGTAGATTGTTTAAGTGTTCATAAAACTTTCAAAATCCAGATCCAGTGCAGTAAATAAATTACAGTATTTCCTTCTGATAATTGTTTGTTCACTGTGATTTAGTTCTGTGAAGGATCACCATTTAAGAAACTTGTGAGCTAGAGTCAGCCATATTTAATTCTTGGTCACACCAGGTCTTTGCACCGGGGTATATGCAAATGCTCTACGGGGTGTCCCTTATGTGCAAATGCTCCAAAAGGGTGTTCCAGCATAAAGATGAttgtcagcaaaaaaaaaaaaaaaaaaaacattatccatgtgtgcatgtgtgcgagcACACTTGAGTGTACATGCACCACAGTCAGTGCACATGGGAAagacagaagacaacttgtggtaGGTAGTCTCCTCCCActgtgtgagtcccagggatcaaactcaggtcgtcaagCTGGGGACAAGTGCCTTGAAGTACAACCACCTCACCAGCCTCAAATaaacactttatttaaaaaaaaaaaaaataggttctcactatgtagctccggctggtcttgaactcacagagctagGCCTTTTGCCTTGGTGATGCCAAGATTAATGTTTGTCTCCCGAATAAACTATTCTTAAGAGGGACAATAAATGATCATTAAGAAAATTATTCCGTTTAAAATGATGAGATTCCATTTTTACCAATGAACTTGGCAAAGACTAATAGGCACTCCCAGATATGGTGACTCAGGACTATAAATCGGGATGAttgttggttttaaaaaaaatgccagacTTAGAAGACAAATATGATTGCTTGCTTTGTACTTCCACGCTAAGTCATAGCCTAAGAAATTCACAGGGGAGCAAGAGCCAAGAAAACTCAACTTCTTTGATTTgttagttgtcttagttagggttcccattgctgtgaagagacaccatgaccaagacaactcatataaaggacaacattcagttggaactggcttacaggtcagaggttcagtccatttcgTTATTTcaggaaaacatggcagcatccacgcAGACATGGtcctagagaaggagctgagagttctacgtttGCATCGGAAGGCAACCAGGAGGGACCTGTCTTCCATGAAGCTAGGGGGAGggactcaaagcccacccccacagtgacacacctcctaatagtgtcgcTCCTTGTGGGACAAGAATTAAAAATTAGGAATCTATTCAAAACATTACCTCTGTCAATACTGATTTGTACACATTTTAAGTGTAAAAATGTTGATATATTTGTCCAGTAGAGATGTAACTAAGTTGTACCCAGCACTGATGAAGATGGTTTCCGTTCTATAAAAGAAGACAGTGCCAGGGGTTGTGGTTATTTACTCTAAGGACATTAATCAGTTTATCAATTATCAAATTGCTTATCAATTATTGAGAGTGGTTTTAATATCATcttataatattattaatattattaatattataagccccttttaaattagaaataattaatgctgggtgtgtgtatgttcatgtgtgtgtgtgtgtgtgtgtggatgggtgtgggtgtgtgttcagTGGGAGCACACAAATATCATGAGGCACATGAAGAGGTTAGAGGACAGACGCCCTTCCAGGTGTCATTTCTCCTCTGCCATCTTGTTTGAGGCgaactttcttttgtttctgctgctgcacTGTGTACTCCAGGCCATACAAGCTTCCCAGGAGTTCTCTTTGCCTCTTCTGTCTGGAGGAGCTGAGCTTACAGACTTACAACACTGCATCTGGCTTTTGACTTGAGCTCCggagatcaaacttgggtcatcatGCTTCTGCAATTACTGCTTTCACCTGGTGAGCCAATTCCCTGACTCCATTCTATCCTCTCATAGCCTTACATCTCATATCCACAGCCTCTAATAGCCTTACATCTTATATCCATGCCTTGCTACCCTGGAAGTGATTTCAGTCACTAATCAGAATAAAAGTTTGGCCCGTGCTTCTTCTGTGCTTGTATGAGAAGTTTTAACGGTCTATttctaaagatttcttttattcatgtgtttgttttgtatctgtgtctgtttggGTGCAAGCAGAGGCCAAAAGTGGCCATcggattccttggagctggagacaCAGACATTTGTCAACCACCCAATGCGGATGCTGGGACCCAGGCTTTGATAGAGTAAAGTCCTCTCTCTCTAGCCTCAGCCTTTCCAAGTTTGAAAgtgatttgatattttaaaagaataaaatccatctcaaatattttacatctttaaaatgtatgtacTCCTTTATCTAGAAATCCCACATTAAGGAAATAAAGATGTGCTCAAAGAGTTTGCTCTAAGAACGCCCGCCAATTGCTATTCTGTGTGTGATAATGAAATTCTAGCTGGAAGTGTCCTGTTGACCCCTGAGTGGAATATACATATGTTCTAGAATGGTTGATTCAAAGCAAGGGAAAACTTCTTAAGCATCTCTATTTGCttttagttatattttctttCGACACTTTCAAAAAGTTGTCAAGATCATGAGTGAAATGacccagcaggtaaaggagcttgtcACCAAACCcaacgacctgagttcaatccccagaaaccactTGACTAAGGGACAGAACTAAAACTGACTCCTGCAATTGTCCTCTGAACTGTGCTTGTgtaaacttacacacacacacacacacacacacacacacaaaacacacacacacctacatacctatacacatgcacacatacatacacacagacacacatacatatctgcacatatatatacacacacagacatatacacagacacacacatacctacacacacatacacacaactatatacctacacacacatacacatacatacacacacacatacacacacacctacacacatatatacacacagacacacagagacacatacacatgtacacacacacctatacacaccaCATTAAcatgcacactacacatacacatacacacacatacacacacacaataattaaatgtaaaatgaaggaagaaagggagtgattgagggaggagaagaggaagagggatagagggagagggCGGGAAGTCTATTCATACTGTGCTTTTCattcttgtcagcatctgctgggCTGCTTAACCCCTGGCTGTGGTTTTTCTCTCTGCTCCAATTCCTGCTGCTATTTCGGGGGCCTCAATGTCCTCAGCATGAACTCTCCAACACCTTAGCTTTTCAGTTCCTTTAGTATCCCACTTTTCCTGTGACCTTTTACTTCCTCTCCAGTCCTGTGACTCACTCCAGTGACATTTAGATGTCATCTTCATTCGAATCTGTTCATCTCTAGAGCTTCTGTGCTTTCTGCTCAGCTTTGATTctatgtaaaaaaaacaaaaaaaacaaaaacaaaaacaaaaaaacaaaacaaaacaaaaaaccttcttttcaattaaaagaagTAACATTTTGTTGAGAAAAAAAGTTGTTCAGAAATAcatcattgaaaaaaaaagggTCAGTGATGTGGCTCAGAGGATAGAGGGGCTTGCTGCTAAGCCCAACAATGAACTCGGT
This window harbors:
- the LOC116915125 gene encoding cytosol aminopeptidase-like; protein product: MDRRRGLEIIHLQKKKGARTGFTQGLVHLFFSTHYRAARVALRRLGVRGLWDRGLSTADMTKGLVLGIYSKDKDDDVPQFTSAGENFNKLVSGRLREMLNISGPPLKAGKTRIFYGLHQDFPSVVVVGLGKRSAGVDDQENWHEGKENIRAAVAAGCRQVQDLELPSVEVDACGDAQAAAEGAVLGLYEYDDLKQKKKVAVSAKLHGSGDLEAWEKGVLFASGQNLARQLMESPANEMTPTRFAEIIEKNLKSASSKTEVHIRTKSWIEEQEMGSFLSVAKGSEEPPVFLEIHYTGSPSATEAPLVFVGKGITFDSGGISIKASANMDLMRADMGGAATICSAIVSAAKLNLPINIIGLAPLCENMPSGKANKPGDVVRARNGKTIQVDNTDAEGRLILADALCYAHTFNPKVIINAATLTGAMDVALGSGATGVFTNSSWLWNKLFEASVETGDRVWRMPLFEHYTRQVIDCQLADVNNLGKYRSAGACTAAAFLREFVTHTKWAHLDIAGVMTNKDEITYLRKGMSGRPTRTLIEFLLRFSKDSS